One window of the Rosa rugosa chromosome 3, drRosRugo1.1, whole genome shotgun sequence genome contains the following:
- the LOC133736319 gene encoding patatin-like protein 2, whose protein sequence is MERTKSIPLQPPTYGNLVTVLSIDGGGIRGLIPAAILDYLESELQKLDGKDARLADYFDVIAGTSTGGLVTAMIATPDENNNNRPVFAAKDIKDFYLTHCPKIFPQRHCPVFPLTVKIIKALAGPKYDGKYLHHLVGEKLGDKKLHKTLTNVVIPTFDIKQLQPTIFSSFEVKSKPCSDALLRDICIATSAAPTYLPAHYFETRDFQGNVKEFNLIDGGVCANNPTLVAIGEVTKTILKGSSNFFPIKPMDYGRFLVISLGTGSPKIELKYHAHAAAKWGLLDWLTSGGHTPLIDVFSQSSSDMVDFNLSVVFQALHSEENYLRIQDDTLTGQVSSVDIAVEKNLNDLLKVGEGLLKKPVSRVNLETGNYEAFTEETNAEALTRFAKLLSEEKWLRLARSPQGHAIPKSSHDGSLSIKV, encoded by the exons ATGGAAAGAACCAAGAGTATACCTCTACAGCCCCCAACCTACGGAAACCTAGTaactgttttgagcattgatgGGGGTGGAATAAGAGGCCTTATCCCAGCAGCCATTCTTGATTACCTTGAATCCGAGCTTCAG AAGCTAGATGGCAAGGATGCAAGACTAGCAGATTATTTTGATGTGATTGCCGGGACTAGCACAGGTGGTCTCGTAACTGCCATGATTGCAACCCCAGACGAGAACAACAACAACCGCCCTGTGTTTGCCGCAAAAGATATTAAGGATTTCTATCTTACACACTGCCCTAAAATCTTCCCCCAGAGGCA CTGTCCAGTGTTTCCTCTTACTGTAAAGATTATCAAAGCTTTAGCAGGACCAAAATATGATGGAAAATATCTCCACCACTTGGTTGGGGAAAAATTAGGTGACAAAAAACTGCACAAGACATTGACTAATGTGGTCATTCCCACTTTTGACATAAAACAACTCCAGCCAACTATCTTTTCCAGCTTTGAG GTGAAAAGCAAGCCATGCTCCGATGCTCTACTCAGAGATATATGCATTGCAACCTCAGCTGCACCTACTTATCTCCCAGCTCATTATTTTGAAACCCGAGACTTCCAAGGCAACGTTAAGGAATTTAACCTTATTGATGGCGGCGTTTGTGCAAATAACCCG ACTTTAGTTGCTATTGGGGAAGTGACAAAGACAATACTCAAGGGCAGTTCAAACTTCTTTCCTATTAAACCCATGGACTATGGTCGATTTCTAGTCATATCACTAGGAACTGGCTCACCCAAGATAGAACTGAAATATCATGCCCATGCTGCTGCCAAATGGGGTTTGTTGGATTGGTTAACCAGCGGTGGACATACCCCATTAATTGATGTTTTCAGTCAGTCAAGTTCTGATATGGTCGATTTTAATCTGTCGGTTGTTTTCCAAGCCCTACACTCGGAGGAAAACTATCTTCGAATTCAG GATGACACGCTAACTGGGCAAGTATCTTCAGTGGATATAGCAGTAGAGAAGAATTTGAATGATCTTTTGAAAGTTGGTGAAGGCCTATTGAAAAAACCAGTCTCTAGAGTTAATTTAGAGACCGGAAATTATGAGGCTTTTACCGAAGAGACTAATGCAGAGGCTCTTACAAGGTTTGCAAAACTACTGTCTGAAGAGAAGTGGCTTCGCCTTGCTAGGTCCCCCCAGGGACATGCTATACCTAAATCTAGTCATGATGGCTCTCTTAGTATTAAAGTATGA
- the LOC133736318 gene encoding patatin-like protein 2 isoform X1, producing MEMPIHGSASLPNNFIKRERSFLQSPTYGNLVTVLSIDGGGIRGIIPGTLLSFLEYELQKLDGEDARLADYFDVIAGTSTGGLVTAMLTAPDENGRPLFAAKDINKFYLEHCPKIFPQDSCKIDCLPLTPITDAVAAVKAFRGPKYDGEYLHNIVKEKLGDIRLHQTLTNVIIPTFDIKRLQPTIFSSYEVRKNSSLDALLSDICIATSAAPTFLPAHHFETENSTTGQIREFDLIDGGVAANNPALVAISEVSKEIYKGNPDFFTMKATEYARFLVVSLGTGSAKCDEKYDAQNAAKWGILGWLIGGGSCPLVDIFTQASSDMVDFHLSTVFQALHSEKNYLRIQDDDLGKTLCSVDIATEENLQNLVKVGENLLKKPVSRVNLETGIHEPAHHSTNEEALVRVAGILSKERRVREMRSPQGKKATTTTSSNLSFSFINV from the exons ATGGAGATGCCTATCCACGGATCTGCTTCTCTTCCAAATAATTTCATCAAGAGAGAAAGATCATTCCTTCAGTCTCCCACTTATGGAAACCTCGTCACTGTTCTTAGCATTGATGGAGGTGGAATCAGAGGAATTATCCCCGGTACTCTTCTCAGTTTCCTTGAGTATGAGCTTCAG AAGCTGGATGGTGAGGATGCAAGACTGGCAGATTATTTTGATGTCATTGCAGGAACTAGTACTGGTGGCCTTGTGACTGCCATGCTTACCGCCCCGGATGAAAACGGCCGTCCATTATTTGCTGCTAAAGATATCAACAAATTTTACCTTGAACACTGCCCTAAGATATTTCCCCAAGATAGTTGCAAAATTGATTGTCTTCCATT AACTCCAATAACTGATGCGGTGGCAGCGGTAAAAGCTTTCAGAGGGCCAAAGTATGATGGGGAGTATTTACATAATATAGTGAAGGAAAAGTTAGGAGACATAAGATTGCATCAGACATTGACCAACGTCATAATTCCCACGTTTGATATAAAGAGGCTCCAACCAACCATCTTCTCCAGCTATGAG GTGAGAAAGAACAGTAGCCTAGATGCTTTACTCTCGGATATATGCATTGCAACTTCAGCAGCCCCAACCTTTCTTCCAGCCCATCATTTTGAAACCGAAAATTCCACGACTGGTCAAATAAGAGAATTTGATCTCATTGATGGTGGTGTTGCTGCTAATAACCCA gcttTGGTGGCTATAAGTGAAGTGTCAAAAGAAATTTACAAGGGAAATCCCGACTTTTTTACAATGAAGGCAACTGAATACGCCCGGTTTCTAGTTGTATCATTGGGTACTGGTTCAGCAAAATGTGATGAGAAGTACGATGCCCAAAATGCAGCTAAGTGGGGTATTTTGGGATGGTTGATCGGAGGCGGTTCTTGTCCGTTGGTTGATATATTTACTCAAGCAAGTAGTGATATGGTTGACTTCCACCTTTCTACAGTGTTCCAAGCCCTTCACTCTGAGAAAAATTACCTAAGAATCCAG GATGATGATTTGGGTAAGACATTGTGTTCTGTGGATATTGCTACAGAAGAAAACTTGCAAAATCTTGTAAAAGTTGGGGAAAATTTGTTAAAGAAACCAGTTTCCCGGGTAAACTTGGAAACCGGTATCCATGAGCCTGCCCATCATTCTACCAACGAAGAGGCTCTAGTAAG GGTAGCTGGAATTTTGTCCAAGGAAAGGAGAGTCCGTGAAATGAGATCGCCACAGGGAAAGAAGGCCACAACAACAACCAGCTCCAACTTGTCATTCTCCTTCATCAATGTTTAA
- the LOC133736318 gene encoding patatin-like protein 2 isoform X2 — MEMPIHGSASLPNNFIKRERSFLQSPTYGNLVTVLSIDGGGIRGIIPGTLLSFLEYELQKLDGEDARLADYFDVIAGTSTGGLVTAMLTAPDENGRPLFAAKDINKFYLEHCPKIFPQDSCKIDCLPLTPITDAVAAVKAFRGPKYDGEYLHNIVKEKLGDIRLHQTLTNVIIPTFDIKRLQPTIFSSYEVRKNSSLDALLSDICIATSAAPTFLPAHHFETENSTTGQIREFDLIDGGVAANNPALVAISEVSKEIYKGNPDFFTMKATEYARFLVVSLGTGSAKCDEKYDAQNAAKWGILGWLIGGGSCPLVDIFTQASSDMVDFHLSTVFQALHSEKNYLRIQGSWNFVQGKESP, encoded by the exons ATGGAGATGCCTATCCACGGATCTGCTTCTCTTCCAAATAATTTCATCAAGAGAGAAAGATCATTCCTTCAGTCTCCCACTTATGGAAACCTCGTCACTGTTCTTAGCATTGATGGAGGTGGAATCAGAGGAATTATCCCCGGTACTCTTCTCAGTTTCCTTGAGTATGAGCTTCAG AAGCTGGATGGTGAGGATGCAAGACTGGCAGATTATTTTGATGTCATTGCAGGAACTAGTACTGGTGGCCTTGTGACTGCCATGCTTACCGCCCCGGATGAAAACGGCCGTCCATTATTTGCTGCTAAAGATATCAACAAATTTTACCTTGAACACTGCCCTAAGATATTTCCCCAAGATAGTTGCAAAATTGATTGTCTTCCATT AACTCCAATAACTGATGCGGTGGCAGCGGTAAAAGCTTTCAGAGGGCCAAAGTATGATGGGGAGTATTTACATAATATAGTGAAGGAAAAGTTAGGAGACATAAGATTGCATCAGACATTGACCAACGTCATAATTCCCACGTTTGATATAAAGAGGCTCCAACCAACCATCTTCTCCAGCTATGAG GTGAGAAAGAACAGTAGCCTAGATGCTTTACTCTCGGATATATGCATTGCAACTTCAGCAGCCCCAACCTTTCTTCCAGCCCATCATTTTGAAACCGAAAATTCCACGACTGGTCAAATAAGAGAATTTGATCTCATTGATGGTGGTGTTGCTGCTAATAACCCA gcttTGGTGGCTATAAGTGAAGTGTCAAAAGAAATTTACAAGGGAAATCCCGACTTTTTTACAATGAAGGCAACTGAATACGCCCGGTTTCTAGTTGTATCATTGGGTACTGGTTCAGCAAAATGTGATGAGAAGTACGATGCCCAAAATGCAGCTAAGTGGGGTATTTTGGGATGGTTGATCGGAGGCGGTTCTTGTCCGTTGGTTGATATATTTACTCAAGCAAGTAGTGATATGGTTGACTTCCACCTTTCTACAGTGTTCCAAGCCCTTCACTCTGAGAAAAATTACCTAAGAATCCAG GGTAGCTGGAATTTTGTCCAAGGAAAGGAGAGTCCGTGA
- the LOC133741090 gene encoding patatin-like protein 2, with protein sequence MAMERARSFLQSPTYGNLVTVLSIDGGGIRGIIPGTMLSFLESELQKLDGEDARLADYFDVIAGTSTGGLVTAMLTAPDENNRPIFAAKDINDFYLEHCPKIFPQDSTSIIGEAVEKLKVVKGPKYDGEYLHKIVREKLGDIRLNETLTNVVIPTFDIKRIQPVIFSSYEVKKNDSLDALLSDICIGTSAAPTYLPAHHFETQNSRTGEAREFNLIDGAVAANNPALVAINEVTKEIHQGNTDFFPMRPTEYGRFLVISLGTGSGKCEEKYAAANAAKWGVLGWLTAGGSCPLVDVFTQASSDMVDFHLATVFQALHSEKNYLRIQDDSLEGTVSSVDIATHENLNNLAKVGEELLKTPVSRVNMETGIYEPAHQSTNEEALVRVAGILSRERRVREMRSPHGKAAGAVTSNTTSSD encoded by the exons ATGGCCATGGAGAGAGCAAGATCATTCCTTCAGTCTCCCACTTATGGAAACCTCGTCACTGTTCTTAGCATTGATGGAGGTGGAATAAGAGGGATTATCCCCGGAACTATGCTCAGCTTCTTAGAGTCCGAGCTTCAG AAGCTGGATGGGGAAGATGCAAGACTAGCAGATTATTTTGATGTAATTGCAGGGACCAGCACAGGTGGTCTTGTCACTGCTATGCTTACTGCCCCAGATGAAAATAACCGTCCAATATTTGCTGCTAAAGATATTAACGATTTTTATCTTGAACACTGTCCTAAAATCTTCCCCCAAGACAG CACCTCAATAATTGGTGAAGCTGTAGAAAAGTTGAAAGTTGTGAAAGGGCCAAAATATGATGGGGAGTATTTACATAAGATAGTCAGGGAAAAGTTGGGAGACATACGATTGAACGAGACATTGACTAACGTTGTAATCCCAACTTTTGATATAAAGAGGATTCAGCCAGTCATCTTCTCCAGCTATGAG GTTAAGAAGAATGATAGCTTAGATGCTTTACTCTCCGACATATGCATTGGAACTTCAGCAGCCCCAACTTATCTCCCAGCTCATCATTTTGAAACCCAAAATTCCAGAACTGGAGAAGCAAGAGAATTCAATCTGATTGACGGTGCAGTCGCTGCTAATAATCCG GCTTTGGTTGCTATAAACGAAGTAACAAAAGAAATCCACCAAGGAAACACCGACTTCTTTCCTATGAGGCCAACTGAGTATGGGCGATTCCTCGTTATATCACTGGGTACTGGTTCAGGGAAATGCGAGGAGAAGTATGCCGCCGCAAATGCTGCTAAGTGGGGCGTTTTGGGGTGGCTAACCGCAGGTGGTTCATGTCCATTGGTTGACGTATTTACTCAAGCAAGTAGTGACATGGTCGACTTCCACCTAGCCACCGTTTTCCAAGCTCTTCATTCTGAGAAAAATTACCTTCGGATTCAAGACGATTCACTGGAGGGAACAGTGTCTTCAGTGGACATTGCTACGCATGAGAACTTGAACAACCTTGCAAAAGTTGGAGAGGAGTTGTTAAAGACACCGGTTTCAAGGGTGAATATGGAAACTGGTATATATGAGCCTGCCCATCAGTCCACAAATGAAGAGGCTCTCGTAAG GGTAGCGGGAATTCTGTCTAGAGAGAGGAGAGTTCGTGAAATGAGATCACCACATGGGAAGGCTGCAGGCGCAGTTACTTCTAATACTACTAGCTCCGACTGA
- the LOC133737973 gene encoding uncharacterized protein LOC133737973, protein MPSEAVKSELEVLVRRDLTASGFLIRDHNGRPVIAATKCVGNSSTPVAEATALRDSLIAAKDKGFTRVEVEGNSKLVIDAVTGIVISPWRLLKLIEDIRTIGTSFSQITFKHIYREANFVAEAIANLGHDAASPMSWSGPK, encoded by the exons ATGCCAAGTGAAGCAGTCAAGTCAGAATTAGAAGTATTAG TTAGAAGAGATTTAACTGCTAGTGGTTTCCTTATCAGAGACCATAATGGAAGACCAGTTATTGCTGCAACCAAGTGTGTTGGCAATTCTTCTACCCCTGTTGCAGAAGCTACTGCACTTAGAGATAGTCTAATTgcggccaaagacaaaggtttTACAAGAGTTGAAGTTGAAGGAAACTCAAAGCTGGTTATTGATGCAGTTACTGGAATTGTGATTTCACCGTGGAGGCTACTCAAGTTGATTGAAGACATTAGAACCATTGGAACTTCCTTTTCTCAAATTACCTTTAAGCATATATATAGGGAAGCAAACTTTGTAGCTGAGGCTATTGCAAATTTAGGACATGATGCTGCTTCTCCTATGTCTTGGAGTGGTCCCAAATGA